One segment of Macrotis lagotis isolate mMagLag1 chromosome 1, bilby.v1.9.chrom.fasta, whole genome shotgun sequence DNA contains the following:
- the CENATAC gene encoding centrosomal AT-AC splicing factor — protein MAPALRCPLCRQSFFSGRGHVYSRKHQRELRAALERLLPQVEAARKAIRTTQVERYSPEHEQCCWCLCCGCKVQKHLSHGNMTVLHGGLLEHLACPDHRKATRKFWWENKADALLKEKFLVSQEEYTRFKKSMVKALDSYEEKEDEMIKKMAAQIREVERSRLEVVQSVLEPQAAPDPEEGCSTSCIWKGTNRIASSSQQLTMDPLGAPELNWMEATQSLTFIGHQDTPGVGNVHSGATPPWLLQDDEDCNSSTFQIGPSYEEFLKEKEKQKLRKLPPDRVGANFDHCSSTGAGWLPSFGRVWNNGRRWQSRHQFKAETKQ, from the exons ATGGCGCCGGCGCTGCGCTGCCCCCTGTGCCGCCAGAGCTTCTTCTCGGGCCGCGGGCACGTCTACAGCCGCAAACACCAGCGAGAGCTGAGGGCGGCCCTGGAGCGGCTGCTGCCTCAG GTGGAGGCTGCCCGAAAAGCAATCCGGACTACCCAGGTGGAACGCTATTCTCCTGAGCATGAGCAGTGCTGCTGGTGTTTGTGCTGTGGCTGTAAAGTTCAGAAACACCTGAGCCATGGAAACATGACTGTGCTACATGGAGGTCTGCTGGAACATCTGGCTTG TCCAGACCATAGGAAAGCAACTAGGAAATTTTGGTGGGAGAATAAGGCAGATGCCCTACTAAAAGAAAAGTTCTTGGTCTCCCAGGAAGAATACACCCG ATTCAAGAAATCCATGGTAAAGGCTCTGGACTCCTATGAGGAAAAAGAGGATGAAATGATTAAAAAG ATGGCAGCCCAGATTCGAGAGGTGGAACGCAGCCGGCTGGAGGTGGTGCAGTCTGTCTTAGAG CCTCAGGCAGCACCTGACCCAGAAGAGGGCTGTTCAACATCTTGTATCTGGAAAGGAACAAACAG GATAGCCTCCAGCTCACAACAGCTCACCATGGATCCACTTGGAGCCCCAGAATTGAATTGGATGGAAGCCACACAATCCCTGACTTTCATTGGACATCAG GATACCCCTGGAGTTGGCAATGTTCATTCAG GGGCTACCCCTCCCTGGCTGTTGCAGGATGATGAAGACTGCAACAGTTCAACATTCCAGATTGGACCTTCTTATGAAGAATTCCTCAAAGAAA AAGAGAAGCAGAAATTGAGAAAGCTACCCCCAGACCGAGTAGGGGCCAATTTTGACCACTGCTCCAGTACAGGTGCAGGCTGGCTGCCTTCCTTTGGCAGGGTGTGGAATAATGGGCGTCGCTGGCAATCTAG GCATCAATTTAAAGCGGAAACAAAGCAGTAG
- the RPS25 gene encoding small ribosomal subunit protein eS25: protein MPPKDDKKKKDAGKSAKKDKDPVNKSGGKAKKKKWSKGKVRDKLNNLVLFDKATYDKLCKEVPNYKLITPAVVSERLKIRGSLARAALQELLSKGLIKLVSKHRAQVLYTRNTKGGDAPAAEDA from the exons ATG CCGCCCAAGGACgacaagaagaagaaagatgcCGGCAAGTCGGCCAAGAAGGACAAAGATCCCGTGAACAAGTCTGGGGGCAAAGCCAAGAAGAAG AAGTGGTCCAAGGGAAAAGTCCGAGACAAGCTCAACAATTTGGTTCTGTTTGACAAAGCAACGTATGACAAACTCTGCAAGGAGGTCCCCAATTATAAACTTATCACCCCTGCAGTAGTCTCAGAGAGACTGAAGATTCGGGGTTCTTTGGCCCGAGCAGCCCTCCAGGAACTGCTTAGTAAAG gtctGATCAAGCTGGTTTCCAAGCACAGAGCTCAAGTGTTATATACTAGAAACACCAAGGGTGGAGATGCTCCAGCTGCTGAGGATGCATGA
- the TRAPPC4 gene encoding trafficking protein particle complex subunit 4, with protein sequence MAIFSVYVVNKAGGLIYQLDNYAPRAEAEKTFSYPLDLLLKLHDERVLVAFGQRDGIRVGHAVLSINGADVNGKYTADGKEVLEYLGNAANYPVSIRFGRPRLTSNEKLMLASMFHSLFAIGSQLSPELGSSGIEMLETDTFKLHCFQTLTGIKFVVLADPRQGGIDSLLRKIYEIYSDFALKNPFYSLEMPIRCELFDQNLKLALEVAEKAGTFGPGS encoded by the exons ATGGCGATCTTCAGCGTTTATGTGGTGAACAAGGCCGGCGGCCTCATCTACCAGCTGGACAACTACGCGCCCCGTGCGGAAGCTGAGAAAACCTTCAGCTACCCCCTGGACCTGCTGCTCAAGCTACACGACGAACGCGTTCTCGTAGCTTTTGGCCAGCGGGACGGCATCCGGG TGGGCCACGCGGTTCTGTCCATCAATGGCGCGGACGTGAACGGCAAGTACACGGCGGACGGCAAGGAGGTGCTGGAGTACCTGGGCAACGCCGCCAACTACCCCGTGTCCATCCGCTTCGGCCGGCCCCGCCTCACCTCCAACGAGAAGCTGATGCTGGCCTCCATGTTCCACTC GCTGTTTGCCATCGGCTCCCAGCTGTCCCCCGAGCTGGGCAGTTCCGGCATCGAGATGCTCGAGACCGACACCTTCAAGCTGCACTGCTTCCAGACGCTGACAG GTATCAAGTTTGTAGTACTGGCAGATCCTCGACAAGGTGGAATTGATTCTCTCTTGCGAAAGATCTATGAGATTTACTCAGACTTCGCCCTCAAGAATCCATTCTACTCCTTGGAGATGCCCATCAG GTGTGAGCTGTTTGACCAGAATTTGAAGCTAGCCCTGGAAGTAGCCGAGAAGGCTGGGACTTTTGGGCCAGGATCATAG